CGCACGATCGCACCCGATCACCTGCGCTGCAAAGGCTTCGTTGATTTCAATCAGTTCAAAATCCGATAACGACATGCCGGTTTCTTCCAACAGTTTTGCTGTTGCATATACCGGACCAAGCCCCATTCGTTTTGGATCACAACCGGCAATGGCGGCTGCGGTGATGTACCCCAGCGGCGGCCGTGAAAAACGATCCAAGTCTTTGATCGCCGAAAGCACCACCGCTGCAGCCCCGTCGGTCAGCGGGCAACTATTGCCTGCGGTCACCGATCCATCGCGTTTGAAAATCGGCTTCAGTTTGGCCAACTGCTCAAGCGTTTGGCCCTGGCGAATGCAGTTGTCTTTGTCCATCGGTTTACCGCGAGACAGGGGAACCTCGACGATTTCACCGGACAGGAAACATTTCTCTTGCGCCGCAGCCGCCTTGTGATGGCTGGCTAACGCGAACTCGTCTTGCTGAGCCCGCGTGATCGCGAAATCATGGGCTAACACCTCAGCAGTCTCGCCCATGTTTAATCCCGATACGGGGTCGGTCAGCCCCAATTCAACGCCGGCAACCGGTTTGAAATGTTTGGGACGAAAAGCTGCAAAGGCTGCAATTCGCTGCGTTAACGTTTTTGCTCGCGCCACTCGCATCCAAGCCTCGGTTGCCTTGCGACTGTACAGTAGCGGGATCTGAGACATCGATTCGGTACCGCCGGCGACAATCGTTTTCGCGCGACCGCTGCGGAGGATACTGCAGCCTTGCAGAATCGATTCCATTCCCGATGCGCAGTTGCGGTTGACGGTATGCGCGATCCGGTCCACCGGCACTCCGCTTTTCAACGCGATGACACGCGCCACGTTGGCCGAGTCGGCGGGACCGGCGACATTACCAATGATGACCTCGTCGACCGCATCGGGCGTCAATTCGCACCGCTGCAACGCCTCGGTCACGACAATCCGTCCGAGCTCGACCGCCGACACGTCGGCCAGTTTGCCAAACGCTTTCGCAAACGGGGTGCGTACACCTGAGACAATGGCAATGGGTTCCATCATTGAATCTCCTATTTTTCTTTTCAAAACTCCGCTTTTACTTCGCTAATCACGATTTACAGCTGAAACCGTGCTTGACGGCTCACTCTCGCAGTTTGCGACGCACCACCTTGCCCAAAAAGTTTCTCGGCAAATCCTCGATGCATTGCTCGTAGATGCGAGGTTGTTTGTGTTTCGATAGATGACGGCGACAATGTTCTCGCAGTATCGCTTCGTCCCAAACCGCTTTGTCGTGCATCCGCACGAATGCCTTGACCACCTCACCCCGCTGCGGATCGGCGAACCCGACGACCGCCGCGTCACGAACGCCAGGAGCGTCGCGCAACACCGCCTCGACTTCGGACGGGTAGACGTTGAATCCCGACGTGATGATCAAATCCTTTTTGCGTCCCACGATGCTGTACAAGCCATCGGGATGACGGACCGCCAAGTCGCCGGTGTAGAGCCATCCGTTGCGAATCGTAGTCGCCGTCGCTGCGGGGTCATCCCAATAACCGAGCATGACTTGCGGGCCGCGAACGATCAGCTCTCCGACCTGTTCATCCCGCAAGTCTTCGATTCCGCCATTGGGGTCGACGATACGACACTCGGTTTCGGGCAATGGCAATCCGATCGTGCCATATTTGGGTTCAGCAAACAGATCGCCGACATGCGTTACCGGCGAAGCCTCGGACAACCCGAAACCTTCGACGACGAGGGCGCCGCTGTGTTCGCGAAACGTCTCGCCGACATTCGCATCAAGGGGCGCGCCACCGGAGATCACCCAGCGAATCGAGCTCAAATCCGCAGGATACTCGCGCAAGCGATCGTTCAGCGCTACCAACATCGCAGGCACCGCGTGCAACACCGTCGGCCGATTTGTCTCGATCAAATGAATCACTTGACGCGCATTGAAGCGATGGTGCAGCACCAACGTTGCGCCCATCGCCGCCCCTCCGAGAACGATCGCCGAAACGCCATAGCTGTGGAAAAACGGCAACACCGCGATCATCGTCTCGGTCGCAAACGAGCGATGGGTCCATTCAAATTGCTGCCACGCATTGGCAACCATGTTCTGGTGACTAAGCGTGACCGATTTGGGAGTTCCTGTGGTACCTCCGGTTGGCAGGATGTAAGCGGGATCCGATGACGTGTTGATTTCCACCGGCTTCCATTCTCGACGCAACTCCTTCAACTCCTGCCAAAACCAAGCATGCGATTCGTTGCTAGGCAGCGACCATTGACCGGTGCGTTGATGACGTGCCCACAGATACCCGAGTTGTTTCAGCGATGGTAGATGCTCGCGAATCGAAACGTACAAGGTCTTCGTCAATTCGGATTCGCAACCGACTAACATTTGCGCCAACATGTCCAAGGTAATGACCACCTTGCACTTGGTGCGGCGAACAATTTCGGCCACCTCCTCTTCGACCATCAACGGGCTGAGCGCGACCGCGATTCCGCCGGCACGCCAAATGCCATTGACCGCGATGATGAACTCCGGCACGTTGGGTAACAGGACGCCGACGCGATCCCCTTTTTTGATTCCAAGGTGCTGCAACAGAGCCGCCGCCCGCACCGCGTCGTGATTGAGCGCTTGGTAAGTCCAAGTCATGTTGCCATAGACCACCGCTGTGCGATCGGGAATCACATCCGCTGCATGCCGCAGCAACCCAAATGCGGGGACACCGCGGTAGTGCTCTATCCCACAGGGGATTTCCAAAGACGCGTCGGATTCATTGATGTGGGACAAAGATTCTTCGGCAATGCGAAGGACACTTGCATCTGAGCGTGCCTTGATCGAGCGAACCCGATCCTCAGGCTCGGGATACCCTGGATTCCCTTGCAGCATGTGGCCCATGGCTGTATCTCCCTGATAGAAGCCGCTGTGGCGAACTCGATCCTCCGTGAGTTAAGTGCAATTTGCTCGGCGTTTGCTTGGACGAGTCAAACCGCTCCGATCGAAGTCGGCCAGAGAAGGGCGTTTGACGGCGCTCTCAAAGCCGACCGCAGTTGCGGCTGTCGGCTCGGGGCCAGCCAATAATCACTCAAATGAAAAGAACTCGCGGCCGGATTGTATAGGGATGCGCTCTCCTGTCCGTCGACGCGAACACGAGAGGGTCGGCCGTGATAAGCACCCCCGAAACCGATAACCGAGCCGTAGTCGCTTCAGGTTGCTTACAAATTGATCTTACGTTGCGGAACCACGAAAGGCAACTTTTTCCCCGCCACAATCTCGCAAAGTGCACTTTCGCCCCTTTGTGAAGTTTCTCACGAGGCGGCATTTGTCACTTCCAAGGGGTACTCATTGTGGGTGGCGAGCAAGCGAATCAGCTGCGGATGGCTGATCGCTGAAGTTCGGCCACCACATCGTCGATGACCGATTCCCAATCTCCCAATTTCGGCTGGCGAAACAGTCGCATCGAATCGTACCACGCGGTGTCACTCGATTCGCTCCTCCACCGCCAATCACAAGCGGTTGAAACCAAACACCACACCGGAACCCCGGCGGCCCCGGCAAGGTGCGCCAACGCAGTATCGGAGGTCACCACGAGATCGAGATGCTGGATCACCGCGATGGTATCGACAAACGCACCGTCCGCATCGAGATCGTCAAAACGGACCAGCGGAACCGCCGTGTCGTTCTCCGATAGCTGATTCAAGCCATCGTGTTTCTGCAGACCCACCAGCGTGACGTTGTCGAGTCTGGCAAGTGCGGCGAAGGACGAAAGCGGAATGGAACGCCAAACGTCGCCGTGAAACGTCGGACTCCCCTGCCAT
The nucleotide sequence above comes from Novipirellula caenicola. Encoded proteins:
- a CDS encoding thiolase family protein, whose protein sequence is MMEPIAIVSGVRTPFAKAFGKLADVSAVELGRIVVTEALQRCELTPDAVDEVIIGNVAGPADSANVARVIALKSGVPVDRIAHTVNRNCASGMESILQGCSILRSGRAKTIVAGGTESMSQIPLLYSRKATEAWMRVARAKTLTQRIAAFAAFRPKHFKPVAGVELGLTDPVSGLNMGETAEVLAHDFAITRAQQDEFALASHHKAAAAQEKCFLSGEIVEVPLSRGKPMDKDNCIRQGQTLEQLAKLKPIFKRDGSVTAGNSCPLTDGAAAVVLSAIKDLDRFSRPPLGYITAAAIAGCDPKRMGLGPVYATAKLLEETGMSLSDFELIEINEAFAAQVIGCDRAMQSKSFAEKELSRSTAIGQMNPDIVNIHGGAIALGHPVGTTGTRLILTMLRALRASGKRRGLATLCVGGGQGVAIALETELET
- a CDS encoding AMP-binding protein; the protein is MGHMLQGNPGYPEPEDRVRSIKARSDASVLRIAEESLSHINESDASLEIPCGIEHYRGVPAFGLLRHAADVIPDRTAVVYGNMTWTYQALNHDAVRAAALLQHLGIKKGDRVGVLLPNVPEFIIAVNGIWRAGGIAVALSPLMVEEEVAEIVRRTKCKVVITLDMLAQMLVGCESELTKTLYVSIREHLPSLKQLGYLWARHQRTGQWSLPSNESHAWFWQELKELRREWKPVEINTSSDPAYILPTGGTTGTPKSVTLSHQNMVANAWQQFEWTHRSFATETMIAVLPFFHSYGVSAIVLGGAAMGATLVLHHRFNARQVIHLIETNRPTVLHAVPAMLVALNDRLREYPADLSSIRWVISGGAPLDANVGETFREHSGALVVEGFGLSEASPVTHVGDLFAEPKYGTIGLPLPETECRIVDPNGGIEDLRDEQVGELIVRGPQVMLGYWDDPAATATTIRNGWLYTGDLAVRHPDGLYSIVGRKKDLIITSGFNVYPSEVEAVLRDAPGVRDAAVVGFADPQRGEVVKAFVRMHDKAVWDEAILREHCRRHLSKHKQPRIYEQCIEDLPRNFLGKVVRRKLRE